In Gopherus flavomarginatus isolate rGopFla2 chromosome 1, rGopFla2.mat.asm, whole genome shotgun sequence, a single genomic region encodes these proteins:
- the LOC127043218 gene encoding zinc finger protein 436-like, translating into MGERPYKCMECGKSFSIHSNLINLQRIHVGERPNNCTERGKSSGRSTDLIKHQRTHTGERPYKCTQWRKSFNQSSNLVKHQWIHTGEKPYQAEKMPYQCAKCRETFAQTSTLVRHQITHTEERPYKYPDCGKGFSHISNLLQHRRTHTGERSYPCTVCGKSFEMSLHLIKHQRTHTGERPYQCADCGWHFIQHSNLHSHQRSHAGEKPYSCAKCGKAFSRNTTLCSHQSIHRGEKPFQCTKCRESVQFQPQFRKH; encoded by the exons ATGGGTGAGAGACCCTACAAATGCATggagtgtgggaagagcttcagcaTCCACTCCAACCTTATTAACCTCCAGAGAATCCATGTGGGGGAGAGACCCAATAACTGTACGGAGCGTGGGaagagctctggccggagcacaGACCTTATTAAACATCAGAGGACccacactggggagaggccctataaatgcaCTCAGTGGAGGAAGAGCTTCAACCAGAGTTCAAACCTGGTGAAACATCAgtggatccacacaggagagaagccttATCA GGCAGAGAAGATGCCCTACCAGTGTGCCAAGTGCAGGGAAACCTTTGCTCAGACCTCGACCCTGGTTAGACACCAGATCACCCACACGGAAGAGAGACCCTACAAATATCCGGACTGCGGGAAGGGCTTCAGCCACATTTCCAACCTCCTCCAGCACCGCAGGacccacacaggggagagatccTATCCCTGCACCGTCTGCGGAAAAAGCTTTGAGATGAGCTTGCACCTCATCAAGCATCAGAGAACCCATACTGGGGAGAGACCCTACCAGTGCGCTGACTGCGGGTGGCACTTCATCCAGCACTCAAACCTCCACAGTCACCAGAGGAGCCACGCTGGGGAGAAGCCCTATAGCTGTGCCAAGTGTGGGAAGGCATTCAGTCGGAACACCACCCTTTGCAGCCACCAAAGCATCCACCGGGGAGAGAAACCTTTCCAGTGCACCAAGTGCAGGGAGAGTGTCCAATTCCAGCCACAGTTCAGAAAGCACTAG